In the Haloferula helveola genome, one interval contains:
- a CDS encoding DUF6288 domain-containing protein, which produces MRSSLLSPLRRLWPVALPALILAVVWGSPTNAAPPDLTAGEVPGDSITTNLGATGMRGWVYHVRNNTSESRQILIDSVDVGSPADGIIAVGDVILGADGTGAAPVAFTGDARYRLAIEIGEAEARTPATLRLLRWRAGTTDTVDITLRTMGAYSATAPYSCPKSAKILEEAIAHFYANQDSGRYSFGTLALLATDDPSIADNTAHQTRAQNEARALVPDAATIAQMMSDERDGNSMITWQRGHTLIVLTEYFLRTGDTEVMPGIEAYAVNIAKNQSLFGTMGHIFAEKTADGANNGPMGGVYGTVNSAGMPCYLGLLLARECGLANPEIGPAIERMSRFFGFYAGLGAVPYGEHEPFISHENNGKSGLAALSFMLEPGRTEECEFFTRMCTASPAVRETGHTGSYFNYLWAPLGAACGGEEAAAAHFSRISWHLDLARRWDGSIGYDCLTGEGPNSGSEYNNFRMTAAAILTYALPLRKLHVTGRGHDGSRVLMSTAVAEATASGEYDASSRSVAELVTDLGDWSPVVIKKAAAELGDRGVDAATLSQITDLANDPAGSSRLGACRALGEIGDAGSGSVLAALLTDPDHEVRFMAAEALRYLPHAARTAQLDTVLQAAASTAKPLFPFDEDDPLHFAHAKIAMLLFYNGNAYGPKGILASSINGVDRALLYPAIRAVAATPVGLARSTLGHIYDKLSQVDAEAVADAIVESVLVRSPADKMFSAGVRQGGIEVLQRYGFAEGVPLSMIYMEDDGRGGNKASALGVMELYGGGCLTVDPDPDVIHFLNQMLTGGQAAEAQAVLDAIAADPSPALLMPLKSISSVVSGSPTLTLPDKFTVLTAAASDLAQGDSIFTWRKVHGAGSVSFTPNARGDSAETTVLFEGVPGEYLFEVTMSDSRGLTEVRETVAVTLLDTGGSLPANDPPVATPQLVTVAESTPHPVTLSGVDPEGYALQFQVTSQPSHGSLSGTVPYLVYTSESGYLGPDSFTFEVMDSEGQVSAATVDIDVSLVSSYGVAIYEPFDYPAGALSGQSGTSEVGLGGAWSAGGTASIAAGSLTHGPLPVTGNSIGNLTAGSNHFGGARPIDPSALAGNGLLEDDTTLWFSVVLGYSSLANVTNSRLTLALANDSFSTGNYDYWIKNDGAQLGSGVGVMLGRINGTNGRAIATHYRDLASGDALAGMVQGSWEGTGSTIGGGAHALYVGKIVWGATEDVIELYQPDTDLNLGPVISTLTVSVDQSTYDTLTWSRGEQVLMDEIRFGATYESVLFGTVAMAADSTPPVPDPMAFAVAPHAVDPSSITMTAATAFDALGVEYYFTCTSGGGSDSGWQSSETYTDTGLTPGVAYTYTVSARDLSPAQNATAPSIGATATIPAQATVPNVIGMPRSTAESIVVAAGLSVGQVTVVRAPDAGTNEVTAQSPSGETSATYGIAVNLSVLQYIDDDYTAWAAGYPPAVLEDPSADFDGDGFSNDDERIWGLDPTDGSSSSPFVSIDGLSGSSLSYTRRSPALTGVTYRVMVSTDLVTWTEDGGASQSAGTPDANGVETVEVTLSASAVDGRLFVRIEAIE; this is translated from the coding sequence ATGAGATCTTCACTTTTGTCTCCTCTGCGCCGCCTGTGGCCGGTTGCGCTTCCCGCGTTGATTCTTGCGGTCGTCTGGGGGAGCCCCACCAATGCGGCGCCTCCTGACCTCACCGCAGGTGAAGTCCCCGGGGATTCCATCACCACCAATCTCGGAGCGACGGGTATGCGCGGGTGGGTGTATCACGTCCGCAATAACACGAGCGAGAGTCGTCAGATCCTGATCGATTCGGTGGATGTCGGCTCGCCGGCTGACGGCATCATCGCGGTGGGGGACGTGATTCTCGGGGCGGACGGAACGGGTGCCGCACCCGTGGCCTTCACCGGGGACGCGCGGTATCGTCTCGCGATCGAGATCGGCGAGGCGGAGGCCCGGACCCCGGCGACCCTGCGCCTGCTTCGCTGGAGGGCCGGTACGACGGATACCGTAGATATCACTCTCCGCACGATGGGAGCCTACAGCGCGACCGCTCCTTACAGTTGCCCCAAGTCGGCCAAGATCCTCGAGGAGGCAATCGCCCACTTCTATGCCAATCAGGACTCGGGGCGCTACTCGTTCGGCACGCTGGCTTTGCTCGCCACCGATGACCCGTCGATCGCCGACAACACCGCCCACCAGACCCGTGCGCAGAACGAAGCCCGCGCGCTGGTTCCCGATGCCGCAACCATCGCTCAGATGATGTCGGACGAGAGGGACGGCAACTCGATGATCACATGGCAACGCGGTCACACACTGATCGTCCTCACCGAGTATTTCCTCCGGACCGGCGATACCGAGGTGATGCCCGGAATCGAGGCCTATGCGGTGAACATCGCGAAGAACCAAAGCCTGTTCGGCACCATGGGCCACATCTTCGCGGAGAAGACCGCCGACGGCGCTAACAACGGACCGATGGGCGGCGTCTATGGAACGGTCAATTCGGCCGGGATGCCCTGCTATCTCGGGCTGCTCCTCGCCCGTGAGTGCGGTCTTGCCAATCCGGAGATCGGGCCGGCGATCGAGCGGATGAGCCGCTTCTTCGGATTCTATGCCGGACTCGGTGCGGTGCCTTACGGCGAGCACGAACCGTTCATCAGTCACGAGAATAACGGCAAGAGCGGGCTGGCGGCGCTTTCGTTCATGCTCGAACCCGGCCGGACCGAGGAGTGCGAGTTCTTCACCCGGATGTGCACGGCCTCTCCTGCGGTGAGGGAGACCGGACACACCGGGTCCTATTTCAATTACCTGTGGGCGCCTCTCGGTGCCGCGTGCGGAGGCGAGGAGGCTGCCGCCGCCCACTTTTCCAGGATCAGCTGGCACCTCGATCTGGCCCGCCGGTGGGACGGATCCATCGGCTACGACTGCCTGACGGGTGAGGGGCCCAACAGCGGGTCCGAGTACAACAACTTCCGCATGACGGCGGCGGCCATCCTGACCTACGCGCTACCGCTCCGTAAGCTTCACGTCACCGGCCGCGGTCATGATGGCTCGAGGGTGCTCATGTCGACGGCGGTGGCGGAGGCCACGGCGTCGGGAGAATACGATGCCTCATCCCGTTCGGTCGCGGAACTGGTAACGGATCTCGGGGACTGGTCACCGGTCGTGATCAAGAAGGCTGCCGCGGAGTTGGGCGACCGGGGAGTGGATGCCGCGACCCTTTCCCAGATCACCGACTTGGCGAATGACCCGGCAGGCAGTTCCCGGCTCGGTGCGTGCCGGGCCCTTGGAGAGATCGGCGATGCCGGATCGGGGTCTGTGCTGGCCGCGCTGCTTACCGATCCCGACCACGAGGTACGTTTCATGGCGGCCGAGGCGCTGCGTTATCTTCCCCATGCCGCGAGGACGGCCCAACTCGATACCGTGCTGCAAGCGGCGGCGAGCACTGCTAAACCGTTGTTTCCCTTCGATGAGGACGATCCCCTGCACTTCGCCCATGCGAAGATCGCGATGCTTCTCTTTTACAACGGGAATGCCTACGGCCCGAAGGGGATTCTCGCGAGCAGCATCAACGGCGTCGACCGCGCGCTGCTGTATCCGGCGATCCGGGCGGTCGCCGCGACTCCCGTCGGCTTGGCCCGCAGCACCCTCGGGCACATTTACGACAAGCTCTCGCAGGTGGATGCCGAGGCGGTGGCCGACGCGATTGTCGAGTCGGTCCTGGTTCGCTCCCCGGCCGACAAGATGTTCAGTGCCGGAGTCCGGCAGGGAGGGATCGAGGTGCTGCAGAGGTATGGTTTCGCCGAGGGCGTTCCGCTGAGCATGATCTACATGGAGGACGACGGGCGGGGTGGTAACAAGGCGTCGGCTCTGGGTGTGATGGAGCTCTATGGAGGCGGCTGCCTGACTGTGGATCCGGATCCCGATGTGATCCATTTCCTGAACCAGATGCTGACCGGCGGCCAGGCCGCCGAAGCCCAAGCGGTTCTCGATGCGATCGCCGCGGATCCGTCGCCTGCCTTGCTCATGCCGCTGAAGAGCATCAGTTCTGTGGTGTCGGGCTCTCCCACGCTCACTCTTCCGGACAAGTTTACGGTGCTCACGGCGGCTGCATCGGATCTGGCGCAGGGAGACAGCATTTTCACCTGGAGGAAGGTGCATGGTGCCGGCTCGGTTTCCTTCACTCCCAACGCAAGGGGTGACAGCGCGGAAACCACGGTGCTCTTCGAAGGAGTTCCCGGCGAGTATCTCTTCGAGGTGACCATGTCGGACTCCCGCGGGCTGACCGAAGTGCGCGAGACCGTGGCAGTGACCCTGCTCGATACCGGTGGGAGCCTTCCGGCGAACGATCCTCCCGTGGCGACTCCCCAGTTGGTCACGGTGGCCGAGTCCACCCCGCACCCGGTGACGCTCTCGGGAGTCGATCCCGAAGGCTACGCGTTGCAGTTCCAAGTCACGTCCCAGCCGAGCCACGGCTCCCTCTCCGGGACGGTGCCGTATTTGGTTTATACTTCGGAGTCGGGCTATCTCGGTCCCGACAGCTTCACGTTCGAAGTGATGGACAGCGAGGGCCAGGTCTCGGCAGCGACGGTGGATATCGATGTCTCGCTCGTGTCCTCGTATGGAGTGGCGATCTATGAACCCTTCGACTATCCGGCTGGCGCGCTGTCGGGGCAGAGCGGCACATCCGAAGTGGGTCTTGGCGGGGCTTGGTCGGCCGGAGGGACCGCTTCGATCGCGGCCGGGTCATTGACACATGGACCATTGCCCGTCACCGGGAACTCAATCGGCAACCTCACCGCAGGTTCGAACCACTTCGGTGGTGCCCGACCGATTGACCCATCGGCTCTTGCGGGAAACGGGCTTCTGGAGGACGACACGACACTCTGGTTCAGCGTGGTGCTCGGTTACAGTTCCCTCGCGAATGTGACCAACTCGAGGCTGACGCTGGCACTCGCTAATGACTCGTTCAGCACCGGGAACTACGATTACTGGATCAAGAACGACGGCGCCCAACTGGGTTCCGGAGTCGGCGTGATGCTCGGGCGGATCAATGGAACCAACGGGCGGGCGATTGCGACCCACTACCGCGACCTGGCTTCGGGCGACGCCCTCGCCGGAATGGTCCAAGGCAGTTGGGAGGGAACCGGCTCGACGATCGGAGGCGGTGCCCACGCCCTGTACGTCGGCAAGATCGTGTGGGGTGCCACCGAGGATGTGATCGAGCTCTACCAACCGGATACCGATCTCAACCTCGGCCCGGTGATCTCGACTCTGACGGTTTCGGTCGATCAAAGCACCTACGACACTCTGACGTGGTCCCGCGGCGAGCAGGTGCTCATGGATGAGATCCGCTTCGGTGCGACCTACGAAAGTGTCCTGTTCGGCACGGTGGCGATGGCGGCCGACTCTACTCCGCCAGTCCCGGATCCGATGGCATTTGCGGTTGCTCCTCACGCGGTCGACCCGTCATCGATCACGATGACGGCAGCAACCGCATTCGATGCTCTGGGAGTGGAGTACTACTTCACCTGTACATCGGGCGGAGGAAGCGACAGCGGATGGCAGAGCTCCGAGACCTACACCGACACCGGGCTCACTCCGGGAGTCGCCTACACCTACACGGTCAGCGCCCGTGATCTGAGTCCGGCTCAGAATGCCACAGCGCCTTCCATCGGAGCCACAGCCACCATTCCCGCGCAGGCCACCGTTCCGAACGTCATAGGGATGCCGCGGAGCACCGCCGAGTCGATCGTGGTGGCGGCCGGATTGTCGGTCGGTCAGGTGACCGTCGTGCGGGCTCCGGACGCCGGAACCAACGAGGTGACCGCCCAAAGTCCCTCGGGGGAAACCTCTGCCACCTACGGGATCGCCGTGAACCTGTCGGTTCTTCAATACATCGATGATGACTACACCGCTTGGGCCGCAGGATACCCGCCCGCGGTGCTAGAGGATCCGTCGGCTGACTTTGACGGTGACGGTTTCTCCAATGATGACGAGCGAATCTGGGGTCTGGATCCGACAGATGGATCTTCCTCAAGCCCGTTCGTATCCATCGATGGATTGAGTGGTTCGTCGCTCAGCTATACCCGGCGGAGCCCAGCCCTTACCGGCGTCACCTATCGGGTCATGGTCTCGACGGACCTTGTCACGTGGACGGAGGACGGCGGAGCCAGCCAGTCGGCGGGAACGCCCGACGCGAACGGTGTGGAAACGGTCGAGGTCACCCTCTCCGCGAGCGCGGTGGATGGCCGGCTGTTTGTGCGCATCGAGGCAATCGAGTGA
- a CDS encoding LamG-like jellyroll fold domain-containing protein, producing MKLTALVRGCLLLATLPLAAQSPPASFTRTVTDGSETVTVDYVLHPVRSPNFEVLVQDATGALNPHTPAESRIYLGTVQGRPGAMAAGLLKADDTLITRITFENGVEWSSTGGNASIRGNTNWTPRWPGAIPGSGGAGSDVFAAEVGIDAPHHQFVAAGSNVDNVVEISEFSVMATNLLYLRDAAILHRIGRIVVRTDATQDPYEPMGGDTGQLLPGVKDQWNNVLPASTHDVALVARPNTGGGLAWVGSVGTGNRYSANGASANGDFTVVWRHEVGHNWGSSHFEGGTPEGPTIMSGNSLGRISSSELVKILNHRNSKTGILDNLGPYSFPLPPRASADRAKFEPSDSSVTLDVLDNDSDSNGDTISITGFDTLSARGATVSLSAGTGPGGRDELVYSPPAGLLDGTDYFTYRISDPGGREGVGYVMLEPQFEGELAAHWNFNEDSGSVAHDSCCNQLHATIAGTPGWVSAGKEGACLSINGADNPATAPPLLLESNTVTICGWIKRSGDQNDWAGIAFNRTGGTAGLNFGTGNELRYHWGGGGHSSYNFNSGLVPPDGTWTFCALVIEPTQATIYMRPDGSALSSATNSGTFAVQGFSGDFLLGRDPNSASRTFNGELDEFRVFRRALTLAEITSLSDGAGTASDPSPEIAGALLLPATTDLTWTPAPATTDHHVYLGTDYAAVRDATTASPEFLGNTATNNWTPPLLSKGLYFWRVDSGDGTNTFAGPVWYFYADTDIVDGIRGWWKMDDGSGLTATDSSPSGADGTLDLPAWATGRRAGALDFDGNDRVECGNLASLSGSTAFTVAAWVKVPNLHSSTGIIVQQRAANGFNGQYQLRVNADGTAGFYVYGNSSTQFDFNGSTAINDGNWHHVAASRDTSGNATIYIDGAVDGSVSGTTVRDLGGSIDVGIGCDIRDNVRHFVGGIDDVRIYERELIQAEIAEVINRAPFFTADPIPVAAASENTAYSDSLAGWVFDTDAGESLSFSKVAGPDWLTVDPAGGLSGTPTPEDVGSNAFTVQVTDSAGASAVSALTIEVANLNDPPSFNSDPVILAGAIEDSPYSQTLDGTASDLDPGDTLLFSKLSGPAWLTVDPDGEVSGLPANGDVGLSSFQIEVTDSQGASDTATLEISVINTNDPPSFNVDPVTGPTATQGVSYAADLDGTVDDVDAGDTLEFSKVSGPAWLVVNPDGSLDGTPGPGDVGLNSFTIEATDSGSLSDSATLEITVQNVNDPPAFSADPIDAADATEDSPYSGSLAALASDPDAGDELTFLKVSGPAWLNVGPDGALSGTPVEADIGANSFVVRVADLAAAQDEAVLNIEVIGVNEPPVFSSALITKPDATEDEAYSGETLAGTASDPDTGDSISYSKVSGPAWLTVAPDGALGGTPPPGSAGTQSFVVRATDLAGLEDDATLEITVIAAGLPLPWDESSIGSALAGSSSHSGGTFTLSGAGRLEGTADGFHFVWQELEGDAEIIARIASLEDTGADARVGIMVRDTLGSNSRHVFLGTNGNGDFRWVRRTSPSARTATSTSGSGTPGNTWLRLARSGGRISAYKSDDGSNWIRLGSLGAVLPSTCYFGLAVASGSDAVLNTSSFDNVSVTP from the coding sequence ATGAAATTGACTGCCCTCGTTCGTGGATGCCTGCTGCTGGCCACGCTGCCCCTGGCGGCCCAATCGCCACCGGCATCCTTCACCCGCACCGTCACCGACGGCTCTGAAACCGTCACCGTCGACTACGTCCTTCATCCGGTCCGAAGCCCGAACTTCGAGGTTCTCGTCCAGGACGCGACAGGTGCCCTGAACCCTCACACCCCGGCGGAGTCACGCATCTATCTAGGCACGGTCCAAGGCCGTCCCGGAGCGATGGCCGCCGGGCTTCTGAAGGCCGACGACACCTTGATCACGCGGATCACTTTCGAGAACGGCGTGGAGTGGAGCAGCACCGGGGGCAACGCCTCGATCCGGGGCAACACGAACTGGACTCCCCGTTGGCCAGGCGCAATCCCCGGCAGCGGAGGAGCCGGGTCGGATGTCTTCGCGGCCGAGGTCGGAATCGACGCGCCGCACCACCAGTTCGTCGCCGCAGGGTCGAACGTCGATAACGTGGTCGAGATCTCGGAGTTCTCGGTGATGGCCACCAATCTTCTCTATCTCCGTGACGCCGCCATTCTCCACCGGATCGGACGGATCGTGGTGCGCACGGACGCCACCCAAGACCCCTACGAACCGATGGGTGGCGACACCGGACAACTGCTTCCGGGCGTCAAGGACCAGTGGAACAACGTTCTGCCGGCCAGCACGCACGATGTCGCGCTGGTCGCCCGGCCGAATACCGGAGGCGGACTCGCCTGGGTCGGCTCGGTCGGCACCGGCAACCGCTACTCCGCCAACGGTGCCTCCGCCAACGGTGACTTCACGGTCGTCTGGAGGCACGAGGTCGGACACAACTGGGGATCGTCGCACTTCGAAGGCGGAACGCCCGAGGGACCGACCATCATGTCGGGTAACTCGCTCGGACGGATCTCGAGCTCCGAGTTGGTGAAGATCCTCAACCACCGGAATTCGAAAACCGGCATCCTCGACAACCTCGGGCCCTACTCTTTCCCGCTTCCCCCACGGGCATCGGCGGACCGGGCCAAGTTCGAACCTTCCGATTCCTCAGTGACCCTCGACGTGCTCGACAACGACAGCGATTCGAACGGAGACACCATTTCGATCACGGGATTCGACACGCTCAGCGCGCGCGGCGCGACGGTGTCCCTCTCCGCCGGTACCGGACCCGGCGGCCGGGATGAACTCGTTTACAGCCCGCCCGCCGGCCTGCTCGACGGAACCGACTACTTCACCTACCGCATCAGTGACCCCGGCGGCCGCGAAGGAGTCGGCTATGTGATGCTTGAACCCCAGTTCGAAGGCGAACTCGCCGCGCACTGGAATTTCAACGAGGACAGCGGCTCGGTTGCCCACGACTCGTGCTGCAACCAGCTCCACGCAACCATCGCCGGCACGCCCGGTTGGGTGAGCGCCGGAAAGGAAGGCGCCTGCCTGTCGATCAACGGAGCCGACAATCCCGCGACGGCTCCCCCGCTCCTGCTCGAAAGCAACACGGTCACAATCTGCGGCTGGATCAAAAGGTCCGGTGACCAGAACGACTGGGCCGGTATCGCCTTCAACCGCACCGGAGGTACTGCGGGCCTGAACTTCGGAACCGGCAATGAACTGCGCTACCATTGGGGAGGCGGAGGCCACTCGTCGTATAATTTCAACTCCGGCCTCGTTCCCCCCGACGGGACGTGGACGTTCTGCGCACTGGTGATCGAACCGACGCAGGCGACGATCTACATGCGGCCCGACGGCTCCGCGCTTTCCAGCGCGACCAACTCCGGCACCTTCGCCGTCCAGGGATTCAGCGGCGACTTCTTGCTCGGACGCGATCCGAACAGCGCCAGCCGGACCTTCAATGGCGAACTCGACGAGTTCCGCGTGTTCCGCAGGGCGCTCACGCTGGCTGAAATCACTTCGCTCTCCGATGGCGCCGGCACGGCTTCGGACCCCTCTCCGGAGATCGCGGGCGCGCTCCTCCTGCCGGCGACCACCGACCTGACATGGACCCCTGCTCCGGCGACCACGGACCATCACGTCTATCTCGGCACCGACTACGCGGCCGTCCGCGACGCGACGACCGCGTCCCCCGAATTCCTCGGAAACACGGCGACGAACAACTGGACTCCTCCCCTGCTATCGAAAGGGCTCTACTTCTGGAGGGTCGACTCCGGCGACGGCACCAACACCTTCGCCGGACCGGTTTGGTACTTTTACGCCGACACGGACATCGTCGACGGCATCCGCGGTTGGTGGAAAATGGACGATGGCAGCGGCCTGACCGCAACCGATTCATCCCCCAGCGGAGCGGACGGCACTCTCGATCTTCCGGCATGGGCGACCGGCCGGCGGGCCGGGGCGCTCGACTTCGACGGAAACGACCGAGTGGAGTGCGGAAATCTCGCATCCCTCTCCGGAAGTACGGCATTCACCGTGGCAGCATGGGTCAAGGTGCCAAACCTTCACTCCAGCACCGGCATCATCGTCCAACAACGGGCGGCGAACGGCTTCAACGGCCAATACCAACTCCGGGTCAATGCCGACGGCACCGCCGGATTCTACGTTTACGGGAACTCATCGACGCAGTTCGACTTCAACGGTTCGACCGCCATCAACGACGGCAACTGGCACCATGTCGCAGCCAGCCGCGACACTTCCGGAAACGCGACGATCTACATCGATGGCGCGGTTGACGGCTCGGTCAGCGGCACCACGGTCCGCGATCTCGGCGGTTCTATCGATGTCGGGATCGGCTGCGACATCCGCGACAACGTCCGGCACTTCGTGGGCGGCATCGATGATGTCAGGATCTACGAAAGGGAATTGATCCAAGCCGAGATCGCCGAAGTGATCAACCGCGCGCCCTTCTTCACGGCAGACCCGATCCCCGTCGCGGCGGCGAGCGAGAACACAGCCTATTCGGATTCCCTTGCCGGATGGGTGTTCGATACCGACGCTGGCGAAAGCCTTTCCTTCAGCAAGGTTGCCGGGCCCGACTGGCTCACGGTTGATCCCGCTGGAGGACTTTCGGGAACACCCACGCCAGAGGATGTCGGAAGCAACGCCTTCACCGTTCAGGTCACCGATTCCGCAGGAGCTTCCGCCGTCTCGGCGCTGACCATCGAGGTGGCGAACCTCAACGATCCGCCCAGCTTCAACAGCGATCCGGTGATCCTTGCCGGTGCAATCGAGGACAGCCCCTACTCCCAGACCCTCGACGGCACCGCGTCCGATCTCGACCCGGGTGACACCTTGCTCTTCTCCAAGCTCTCCGGACCAGCATGGCTGACCGTTGATCCTGACGGCGAGGTTTCCGGCCTCCCGGCGAATGGAGATGTCGGACTGAGCTCGTTCCAAATCGAGGTCACCGACAGCCAGGGCGCCAGCGACACCGCAACTCTGGAAATCTCGGTGATCAACACCAACGACCCGCCCTCCTTCAATGTCGATCCGGTGACGGGCCCGACGGCCACGCAGGGCGTCTCGTATGCGGCCGACCTCGACGGCACCGTCGACGATGTGGACGCCGGGGACACGCTGGAGTTCTCAAAGGTATCCGGACCCGCGTGGTTGGTCGTGAATCCGGACGGCTCTCTCGACGGAACGCCCGGACCGGGCGACGTGGGCCTGAACTCCTTCACCATCGAAGCCACCGACAGCGGCAGCCTGAGCGACTCCGCGACGCTGGAGATCACCGTCCAGAATGTGAATGATCCACCCGCGTTTTCCGCCGACCCGATCGACGCGGCCGACGCGACGGAAGACAGCCCTTACTCCGGTTCGCTGGCAGCACTCGCTTCCGACCCGGACGCTGGAGACGAACTGACTTTCCTCAAAGTCTCCGGACCCGCATGGCTCAACGTCGGACCTGATGGAGCACTCTCGGGGACGCCTGTCGAAGCGGACATCGGCGCCAACAGCTTCGTCGTGCGTGTCGCCGATCTCGCGGCCGCGCAGGACGAGGCCGTCCTCAACATCGAGGTGATCGGCGTCAACGAACCGCCTGTATTCTCATCTGCCCTCATCACCAAACCGGACGCGACCGAAGACGAAGCGTACTCAGGAGAAACCCTCGCCGGCACCGCCAGCGATCCGGACACCGGCGACTCCATTTCCTACTCGAAAGTTTCGGGGCCTGCATGGCTGACCGTCGCTCCCGACGGCGCACTGGGTGGCACGCCTCCTCCCGGAAGTGCCGGAACGCAATCCTTCGTCGTCCGGGCGACCGACCTTGCGGGTCTTGAGGACGACGCCACGTTGGAAATCACCGTGATCGCAGCAGGCTTGCCCCTGCCTTGGGATGAAAGCTCGATCGGTTCGGCACTCGCCGGAAGTTCGTCGCACTCGGGTGGAACCTTCACGCTGTCGGGAGCCGGCCGTCTGGAAGGCACTGCGGACGGCTTCCACTTCGTCTGGCAGGAACTCGAAGGCGATGCGGAGATCATCGCCCGGATCGCTTCGCTTGAAGACACCGGAGCGGACGCCCGGGTCGGCATCATGGTCCGTGACACCTTGGGATCCAACTCCCGCCATGTCTTCCTCGGCACCAACGGCAACGGCGACTTCCGATGGGTGCGCCGGACCAGTCCGTCGGCCCGCACCGCGACATCCACCAGCGGCAGTGGAACGCCGGGCAACACGTGGCTCCGTCTCGCACGGAGCGGCGGCCGCATTTCCGCCTACAAGAGCGATGACGGATCGAATTGGATCCGCTTGGGCAGCCTCGGCGCGGTGCTGCCATCGACCTGCTACTTCGGCCTCGCCGTTGCAAGCGGGTCCGACGCGGTGCTCAACACCTCGTCCTTCGACAACGTCAGCGTGACTCCCTGA
- a CDS encoding Gfo/Idh/MocA family protein, whose protein sequence is MNSEQNMSISANGRRRFLKQLGGLGAGFAAVGAVARAQEGAPSRPAGAKYMGDYGAPKLDTVKVAIIGFGARGPTHLSHAAAAEGTKFVGICDLYEDAVKRAKDRVLQADPERHKDVKTYHGDKHAYKKMLAETKPDAVWIATPWEWHAPMAIDAMNAGAHAFVEVPLGVGIEELWQIIDTSEKTGRHCMMLENVNYGREELMFLNMCRQEVFGEILHGEAAYIHELRGQMNQYESGRGTGSWRTLHWANENGNLYPTHGLGPVAQYMNLARGDDNFRRIVSFSSPPRNHELYAKEVLGPDSKSAKLDFSKGGDMSTSIIKTVLGRTLMVQWDESSPRPYSRHNLIQGTRGTGAGFPNRIALDYTWKNATPALRKLLDLPENQPNKHSNYHGWLQGGGFDAFYEYFDHPLFKRMQDIAKKHGGHGGMDAIMNFRAIECMRSGQPLDQNVYEGAFWSAVSPLSRKSVAEDGMPQDFPDFTRGNWKTTKPLGVVS, encoded by the coding sequence ATGAATTCCGAACAAAACATGAGCATTTCCGCCAACGGACGTCGACGCTTTCTGAAACAATTGGGCGGCCTTGGAGCCGGATTCGCCGCTGTCGGCGCGGTCGCCCGCGCTCAGGAGGGAGCCCCGTCGCGACCTGCGGGCGCGAAATACATGGGCGACTACGGCGCCCCCAAGCTCGACACGGTCAAGGTGGCGATCATCGGATTCGGCGCTCGCGGGCCGACGCACCTCTCCCACGCCGCGGCCGCCGAGGGAACGAAGTTTGTCGGGATCTGCGACCTCTACGAGGACGCCGTGAAGCGGGCCAAGGACCGGGTGCTGCAAGCCGACCCCGAGCGTCACAAGGACGTGAAGACCTACCACGGCGACAAGCATGCGTACAAGAAGATGCTCGCCGAGACGAAGCCGGACGCGGTCTGGATCGCGACGCCTTGGGAATGGCACGCACCGATGGCCATCGACGCGATGAACGCCGGTGCCCACGCCTTTGTCGAAGTGCCGCTCGGTGTCGGCATCGAGGAGCTTTGGCAGATCATCGACACGTCGGAGAAGACCGGCCGTCACTGCATGATGCTCGAGAACGTCAACTACGGTCGCGAGGAGTTGATGTTCCTCAACATGTGCCGTCAGGAAGTGTTCGGCGAGATCCTCCACGGCGAGGCCGCCTACATCCACGAACTCCGTGGCCAGATGAATCAGTACGAAAGCGGTCGCGGCACCGGCTCATGGCGAACGCTCCACTGGGCCAACGAGAACGGCAACCTGTACCCGACCCACGGCCTCGGCCCGGTCGCGCAGTACATGAACCTTGCACGTGGCGACGACAACTTCCGCCGCATCGTCTCCTTCTCGTCCCCGCCCCGGAACCATGAGCTCTACGCCAAGGAAGTGCTGGGCCCCGATTCGAAGTCGGCCAAGCTCGACTTCTCCAAGGGCGGTGACATGAGCACCTCGATCATCAAGACGGTGCTCGGCCGGACGCTGATGGTGCAGTGGGACGAAAGCAGCCCGCGCCCGTACAGTCGCCACAACCTCATCCAGGGCACACGCGGAACCGGAGCCGGTTTCCCGAACCGCATCGCGCTCGACTACACGTGGAAGAACGCCACTCCGGCGCTGCGCAAGCTGCTCGACCTTCCGGAGAACCAACCGAACAAGCACTCGAACTACCACGGCTGGCTGCAAGGTGGCGGCTTCGATGCCTTCTACGAGTACTTCGACCACCCCCTCTTCAAACGCATGCAGGACATCGCCAAGAAACACGGCGGTCACGGCGGCATGGACGCGATCATGAACTTCCGTGCGATCGAGTGCATGCGCAGCGGCCAACCGCTCGACCAGAACGTCTACGAAGGCGCCTTCTGGTCCGCGGTCTCCCCGCTGTCCCGCAAGTCGGTGGCCGAAGACGGCATGCCCCAGGATTTCCCGGACTTCACCCGCGGCAACTGGAAGACCACCAAGCCGCTGGGCGTGGTTTCCTGA